One window of the Pyxicephalus adspersus chromosome 5, UCB_Pads_2.0, whole genome shotgun sequence genome contains the following:
- the RBIS gene encoding ribosomal biogenesis factor has translation MAKSKGKAQKQNNVFHVANSKSVKAKNKAKPVKSSLKKINVSNNDKVSKVNKVFTELHKDVAQLKKTTAAKLKSSQISKKVQAAPVDVDNATDLFSQL, from the exons ATGgccaaaagcaaaggaaaagcacagaaacaaaataatgtatttcacGTTGCAAACAGTAAAAGTGTTAAAGCCAAAAACAAAGCCAAGCCAGTAAAATCCTCACTAAAGAAG ATCAATGTCTCCAACAATGACAAAGTGAGCAAAGTAAACAAAGTTTTCACAGAACTGCACAAAGATGTTGCACAGCTGAAAAAGACAACTGCTGCAAAACTGAAGTCAAGCCAG atatcCAAGAAAGTTCAAGCAGCTCCCGTAGATGTTGACAACGCTACTGATCTTTTTTCACAGTTATAA